One window of Atribacter laminatus genomic DNA carries:
- a CDS encoding xylulokinase, with protein MTYLIGCDLGTTATKTALFNDKGELIVVEKVDSNIIYGDDRSVTQDPDEMFQSVIQSVKKVMEKSGISPNQVAAIALDGQMAGIMGVDDRGEAATPYDSWLDFRSADYAEKMKKKAEQLVIRQSGMGPSINHGPKILWWKHERPEIYRKIKKFTVPSSWIAQKLAGLSGEETYLDYTNLHFTCFGDLRNLRWDKEILQIFDVEEDKFPRIVDPCLQIGQLQQPWAKEMGLLAGIPLIAGCGDQAANALGAGVSEPGIAFDVAGTASCFSLFVDEYNPDVKYKALMLAQSVLKNFYYAMAYINGGGMDLEWAKKELFREWADSRDAFQLMAQEIEKNAPKPSGVIFIPHLRGRNFPTQPWLRGIFAGFSWDHRRENLYRAILEGIAFEYAFYLKVIRELMPTLTFKEVRVVGGGAKSPLWNRIKASILKVPYVELNRQEYAVWGSALIAGHAVGVFQDLQKASLNSVEKKKVHYPDEKLSKTYEKFIPYYLETMDKMNEVFEKYRELL; from the coding sequence ATGACTTATTTGATTGGTTGTGACTTGGGAACAACAGCTACAAAAACAGCTCTATTTAATGATAAGGGTGAATTGATAGTTGTTGAGAAAGTTGATTCCAATATAATTTATGGCGATGATCGGAGTGTTACCCAGGATCCTGATGAAATGTTTCAATCGGTTATACAATCGGTCAAGAAAGTTATGGAAAAGAGTGGTATTTCTCCGAACCAGGTTGCAGCAATAGCACTCGATGGTCAAATGGCAGGAATTATGGGAGTCGATGATCGAGGTGAAGCAGCGACCCCCTATGATTCATGGTTAGATTTTCGTTCGGCAGATTATGCTGAAAAGATGAAAAAGAAAGCAGAACAATTAGTTATTCGTCAGAGTGGCATGGGACCAAGCATCAATCACGGTCCAAAAATTTTATGGTGGAAGCATGAAAGACCAGAAATTTATCGAAAGATTAAAAAATTCACCGTTCCTTCCAGTTGGATAGCTCAAAAGTTAGCTGGGTTATCTGGTGAAGAAACTTATTTAGATTATACCAATCTACACTTTACCTGTTTTGGAGACCTGCGGAATCTTCGTTGGGATAAGGAAATCCTTCAGATATTTGATGTTGAAGAGGATAAATTCCCTCGAATAGTTGATCCTTGTCTGCAAATTGGTCAGTTGCAACAACCATGGGCAAAAGAAATGGGGTTATTAGCTGGGATTCCTCTGATAGCTGGTTGTGGTGATCAAGCTGCTAATGCCTTAGGGGCTGGAGTATCTGAACCAGGAATTGCTTTTGATGTTGCTGGGACTGCATCTTGCTTTAGTTTGTTTGTCGATGAATACAATCCTGATGTAAAATACAAAGCCCTCATGTTGGCCCAATCCGTTTTAAAAAATTTTTATTATGCTATGGCTTATATTAACGGTGGGGGAATGGATTTAGAATGGGCAAAAAAAGAGCTCTTTCGGGAATGGGCTGATTCCCGTGATGCTTTTCAATTAATGGCCCAGGAGATAGAAAAAAATGCGCCAAAACCTTCGGGAGTTATATTTATTCCCCACTTACGAGGAAGAAATTTTCCCACCCAACCATGGTTACGAGGAATTTTTGCTGGTTTTAGCTGGGATCACCGGCGTGAAAATCTATACCGAGCGATATTGGAGGGCATAGCTTTTGAATATGCTTTTTACTTAAAGGTCATTCGAGAATTGATGCCCACCCTAACTTTTAAAGAAGTTCGGGTGGTTGGGGGAGGGGCAAAGTCTCCTCTTTGGAATAGGATTAAAGCCAGCATTTTAAAAGTACCCTATGTTGAATTAAACCGTCAAGAATATGCAGTATGGGGTTCAGCCTTAATCGCTGGTCATGCAGTCGGTGTATTTCAAGATTTGCAAAAAGCTTCTCTCAATTCGGTTGAAAAGAAAAAAGTTCATTATCCTGATGAAAAATTATCAAAAACCTATGAAAAATTTATCCCATATTATTTGGAAACCATGGACAAAATGAATGAAGTTTTTGAAAAATATCGAGAGTTATTATGA
- a CDS encoding carbohydrate ABC transporter permease, whose product MKLKKTSFYILFLPALAVLIMVAIFPFAVCINNSTRFYDLTNPAKGTPYIGATNYQLLFEDIRFWHSLKITVYFVIFGGIIQLILGYSMASLINGTEKGSRIVPFFLIPMVMTPVVVGLTWRLMYDHTLGIINYFVRLLGITPLAWLGTGRLALFSVILTDVWEWTPLIFLVLYSGMRALPTEPYEAGKIDGANAWQVLTRITLPLLKPVILVAVLLRTIDAFKWFDTIYIMTNGGPGIATETASIYSYLISFNFFNIGKGSAFSIIMIILVNIFCLFYTKIIPEKEMA is encoded by the coding sequence ATGAAATTGAAAAAAACCAGTTTTTATATTTTATTTCTTCCCGCTTTAGCGGTTTTGATAATGGTTGCCATATTTCCTTTTGCAGTATGTATTAACAATAGTACCCGTTTTTACGATTTAACCAATCCAGCCAAGGGAACTCCTTATATTGGAGCAACCAACTACCAACTACTCTTTGAAGATATAAGATTTTGGCATTCATTAAAAATAACCGTTTATTTTGTGATTTTTGGGGGAATTATACAATTGATTTTGGGCTACTCTATGGCCTCATTGATCAATGGAACCGAGAAAGGAAGTAGGATTGTTCCATTTTTTCTTATCCCCATGGTCATGACTCCGGTAGTTGTGGGACTAACCTGGCGTTTGATGTATGATCACACTTTGGGAATCATTAATTACTTTGTTCGACTCCTCGGCATAACCCCGCTTGCTTGGTTGGGAACTGGAAGATTGGCATTATTTTCGGTTATTTTAACCGATGTATGGGAATGGACCCCTTTGATTTTCCTGGTTCTTTATTCGGGAATGAGAGCCCTTCCAACCGAACCATATGAAGCAGGGAAAATCGATGGGGCTAATGCCTGGCAAGTTTTAACTAGGATTACCCTTCCGCTTTTAAAACCAGTTATTTTAGTTGCAGTTTTACTTCGTACCATTGATGCCTTTAAATGGTTTGATACCATATATATCATGACCAACGGAGGGCCGGGTATCGCAACTGAAACCGCCAGTATCTATTCATACCTCATCTCGTTTAATTTCTTTAACATTGGGAAAGGATCGGCTTTTTCGATAATCATGATAATTTTAGTAAATATTTTTTGCCTCTTTTATACCAAGATTATTCCCGAAAAGGAGATGGCATGA
- a CDS encoding sugar phosphate isomerase/epimerase family protein, with translation MKLQNFQMKDNLVIKKFLEIRKKTNWKNRLNLSWSNWGFGIEPFETSCARLAKHNIHYIELHGNKYGPDLGYKAKDIRPILDDYGIKVGGICGMVSPDSELSSNKPHITQRSIDYFHRHIEFCAEMGGKYILFSPGAVGRPQKYDDSEFYRAGDAIRILADDFQKHGIRAAIEPVRAAEVSFCHTFKEAKALIDYINHPGVQHIGGDLYHMLVGEDHIGTTILEYGNYLTNLHTADTQRGALGKGFLDVDMVIMALYCIGYNNESCYVTPEPLGPGGDPYPAMWGKPDPKSLDELVGQTANYFYEREAIILSATDEELFR, from the coding sequence ATGAAGCTCCAAAATTTTCAAATGAAAGACAACTTAGTTATAAAGAAATTTCTCGAAATACGGAAAAAAACCAACTGGAAAAATCGCTTGAACTTATCCTGGAGCAACTGGGGATTTGGTATTGAACCTTTTGAAACCTCTTGCGCTCGTTTAGCAAAGCACAATATTCACTACATCGAATTACACGGTAACAAGTATGGACCTGATTTAGGGTATAAAGCCAAGGATATACGTCCAATTTTAGATGATTACGGAATCAAAGTCGGAGGAATCTGTGGTATGGTTTCCCCTGATTCAGAACTTTCCAGCAACAAACCCCATATTACTCAGAGATCAATTGACTACTTTCACCGACATATAGAATTTTGCGCCGAGATGGGCGGAAAATATATTCTTTTTTCACCTGGAGCAGTCGGTCGGCCTCAAAAGTACGATGATAGTGAATTTTACCGAGCGGGCGATGCTATCCGTATTCTCGCTGATGATTTTCAAAAACATGGAATTCGAGCTGCAATAGAGCCAGTTCGAGCTGCTGAGGTTAGTTTTTGTCATACCTTCAAGGAAGCGAAAGCTCTTATTGATTACATTAATCATCCTGGTGTTCAGCATATTGGAGGAGACCTTTACCATATGTTAGTTGGTGAAGATCACATCGGAACCACCATCCTTGAATATGGCAACTATCTAACCAACCTCCACACCGCTGATACCCAAAGAGGGGCACTGGGAAAAGGGTTCCTTGATGTTGATATGGTTATTATGGCTCTCTACTGTATTGGGTATAATAACGAATCTTGCTATGTTACCCCTGAGCCATTAGGACCCGGCGGAGACCCTTATCCTGCCATGTGGGGAAAACCGGATCCGAAGAGTTTAGATGAGTTAGTAGGGCAAACTGCCAATTACTTCTATGAAAGAGAAGCAATTATTTTATCGGCAACCGATGAAGAGCTATTTCGATAA
- a CDS encoding uroporphyrinogen decarboxylase family protein: MTSRERVLAAINHKEPDRVAVDFSGHRSSGIMAIAYARLKKYLGITSGDIYVYDIPQQLAIVEPEVLDRFHIDVIELGRGFGLEKEYWKEWELPDGTPCKIPAYINLAKEADDWFVCSDDGTRIATQPKDSLYFDQIYFPLENANDLKSVDFDAAFEKSMWTKLSSPPAPLSYDPEGIRLLREGAKKLRESTDRAIVGLYGGNLHEIPQFLFRADNWFMMLASEPEKTHHFLDQLVEYHSKNLEKYLSAVGDYIDIIQFGDDLGMQTGPQMSKKMYDTFFKPRHGCLWKQAKKLADVKVMLHCCGGVYPLLPSLIEAGLDIINPVQTTCKDMEPERLKREFGQDMVFWGGGCNTRDVLGVGTPEQVAEDVRERVRILAPGGGFVFQQIHNIMANVPPENIEAMFNAIHSA; the protein is encoded by the coding sequence TTGACCTCAAGAGAAAGAGTACTCGCTGCTATCAACCATAAGGAACCAGATCGGGTCGCAGTTGATTTTAGTGGTCATCGATCCAGCGGTATTATGGCAATAGCTTATGCGCGTCTAAAAAAGTATTTAGGAATTACCAGCGGGGATATCTATGTTTACGATATTCCTCAGCAATTAGCTATTGTCGAACCAGAAGTGTTAGATCGCTTTCATATCGACGTTATTGAATTGGGCCGTGGCTTTGGCCTGGAGAAAGAGTACTGGAAAGAGTGGGAACTTCCCGACGGGACTCCTTGCAAGATCCCTGCTTACATCAATTTGGCTAAAGAAGCTGACGATTGGTTTGTCTGCTCCGATGATGGGACTCGAATTGCCACCCAGCCGAAAGATTCACTGTATTTTGATCAAATCTATTTTCCTTTAGAAAACGCTAATGATTTAAAGTCTGTGGATTTTGATGCTGCTTTTGAAAAATCGATGTGGACTAAGTTATCTAGTCCTCCGGCTCCATTAAGCTATGATCCTGAAGGTATTCGATTGTTGAGGGAAGGAGCCAAAAAACTCCGTGAATCGACTGATCGAGCAATCGTTGGTCTTTACGGTGGGAATCTGCACGAAATCCCCCAATTTCTCTTTCGTGCCGATAATTGGTTTATGATGTTAGCATCAGAACCGGAAAAAACCCACCATTTTTTAGACCAATTGGTTGAATATCATTCAAAAAATCTAGAAAAATATCTCTCCGCAGTAGGTGATTATATTGATATTATCCAATTTGGGGATGACCTCGGAATGCAAACCGGTCCTCAGATGTCAAAAAAGATGTATGATACATTTTTTAAACCTCGTCACGGTTGCCTTTGGAAGCAAGCCAAAAAACTTGCTGATGTAAAAGTTATGCTTCATTGTTGTGGTGGAGTTTATCCTTTGTTGCCGAGCTTGATCGAGGCAGGGTTGGATATTATCAACCCTGTTCAAACCACTTGTAAAGATATGGAACCCGAACGTTTAAAAAGAGAGTTTGGACAAGATATGGTTTTTTGGGGAGGGGGATGCAACACTCGAGATGTTTTAGGGGTTGGAACTCCTGAACAAGTAGCTGAAGATGTTCGAGAAAGAGTAAGAATTCTTGCTCCAGGGGGCGGTTTTGTATTTCAGCAGATCCACAACATAATGGCGAATGTTCCTCCAGAAAATATCGAAGCAATGTTTAATGCTATTCATTCGGCTTAA
- a CDS encoding uroporphyrinogen decarboxylase family protein yields the protein MINRNESRSKHIQFLIEVVKNQCESIDNQLRQSNWVSFAGLPGIFVRHLPKKDLNNVPFIADLDREMWASIFQMDLNEVYTDPDAYLEFELRKKVYAYQNFFDDNPLTDAITMWFGVGFCESLLGIQQEPAQSGHEPWVGKTSIIKDKADLDKIPIPDFYNYAPAKLAHNFYARIKEQVGDGFKVIFPEWDFGPFGIATHLRGLENLSIDFIDNPVFVHELMKFLLRVKKSWSLERAKFLGTSLQSLYIANDDVNVPIISPKAYREFILPYEKEISLFHGGIDYWHSCGRIDPVLKDIMEIPFLKMVHVSPWTDLEKAALVANQDIILEIVLNPVDDVEKATPQEMKEKLRRIKDCCQGLHYTVRADAFQIVSTLENDLKQIKQWIEIAREELSSK from the coding sequence ATGATAAATCGAAATGAATCCCGTAGTAAACATATTCAATTTCTTATTGAAGTTGTTAAAAATCAATGTGAGAGCATTGATAATCAGCTTCGCCAAAGTAATTGGGTCTCTTTTGCAGGTTTACCGGGGATATTTGTTCGGCACCTTCCCAAAAAAGATTTGAATAACGTTCCTTTTATTGCTGATCTTGATCGTGAAATGTGGGCATCGATTTTCCAGATGGACTTAAACGAGGTTTATACTGATCCCGATGCTTACCTAGAGTTTGAATTGAGGAAAAAGGTTTATGCCTATCAAAATTTTTTTGATGATAATCCTTTAACCGATGCCATAACCATGTGGTTTGGTGTTGGATTTTGCGAAAGCCTCCTTGGTATTCAACAGGAACCAGCTCAATCTGGACATGAGCCCTGGGTTGGGAAAACATCTATTATTAAGGATAAGGCTGACCTCGATAAAATACCCATTCCAGATTTTTATAATTATGCCCCAGCAAAGCTAGCCCATAACTTTTATGCCCGTATAAAGGAACAGGTAGGCGATGGTTTTAAGGTTATTTTTCCCGAATGGGATTTTGGACCTTTTGGTATCGCTACCCACTTAAGAGGTTTAGAAAATCTTTCCATAGATTTTATTGATAACCCGGTTTTTGTTCATGAATTAATGAAATTTCTGCTTCGGGTGAAGAAGTCTTGGTCATTAGAAAGGGCTAAGTTTTTAGGAACCTCTCTTCAGTCCTTATATATTGCCAATGATGATGTCAATGTTCCAATTATCTCTCCCAAGGCCTACCGCGAATTTATACTCCCTTATGAAAAAGAAATAAGCCTATTTCACGGAGGAATTGATTATTGGCATAGTTGCGGTCGGATTGACCCAGTTTTAAAGGATATTATGGAGATTCCTTTCTTAAAGATGGTTCACGTTAGCCCCTGGACCGATTTAGAAAAAGCTGCATTGGTTGCCAATCAAGATATCATTCTGGAAATTGTGCTCAATCCGGTTGATGATGTGGAAAAAGCAACCCCTCAAGAGATGAAGGAGAAACTGAGAAGGATTAAAGATTGCTGTCAGGGTCTTCATTACACTGTCCGTGCTGATGCTTTTCAAATTGTCAGCACTCTTGAAAACGACTTGAAACAGATCAAGCAATGGATTGAAATCGCTCGAGAAGAATTATCCAGTAAATAG
- a CDS encoding GntR family transcriptional regulator, producing the protein MSTLNRKTPIPLYYQLIEMIRKDIETGFLKPGDIIPSERELSEKYQISRPTVRQAIKELAYEGLLNREKGKGTFVSRPKFNYGFIQQFSTFYDDMAEKGYQVHTKVLNIEVRNDLPNIGKILTIAENDPIICIERMRYVEGEPIVKVSNFIPFSLCPDLIHEDLTDKSLYRTLFEKYHLRAYRAEITLEATVADDLDSKILEIPEGAPVIFMKNITFTPENSIMDYFQSRFRGDKGKIKVEVFSK; encoded by the coding sequence GTGTCAACCTTAAATCGTAAAACGCCAATACCTCTCTATTATCAATTAATAGAAATGATTCGTAAAGACATTGAAACTGGTTTTTTAAAACCAGGAGACATTATTCCTTCAGAACGGGAATTGTCGGAGAAATATCAAATCAGCCGGCCTACCGTGCGTCAAGCTATAAAAGAATTAGCTTACGAAGGCCTTCTCAATCGCGAGAAAGGAAAAGGGACTTTCGTTTCCCGCCCCAAGTTTAATTACGGTTTCATTCAGCAGTTTTCAACCTTTTATGACGACATGGCAGAGAAAGGCTATCAAGTTCATACTAAAGTTCTAAACATTGAAGTGAGAAATGACCTTCCCAATATTGGAAAAATTTTAACCATTGCTGAAAATGATCCTATTATTTGTATTGAACGAATGCGTTATGTTGAAGGAGAGCCGATTGTCAAAGTTTCAAATTTTATTCCCTTTTCGCTTTGTCCCGATCTCATTCATGAAGACCTTACCGATAAGTCTCTCTATCGAACTCTCTTTGAAAAGTACCATCTTCGGGCATATCGAGCCGAAATAACCTTGGAAGCAACAGTTGCCGATGACCTCGATTCTAAAATCCTGGAAATTCCCGAAGGAGCTCCAGTTATTTTCATGAAAAACATTACTTTTACCCCAGAAAATTCCATTATGGATTATTTTCAATCTCGTTTTCGGGGTGATAAAGGAAAAATCAAAGTCGAAGTATTTTCTAAATAA
- a CDS encoding glucose-6-phosphate isomerase family protein has product MKPYNVVINFESGTLDPGKRIIRKVSDVKNMFYDTQAAEELIQKGDPMVYEVIYADVPEEQGHLGHCTTIIYPGKIGNEYFLTKGHYHEKLSTAEIYFCLRGQGRLIMESTDGDCEVLEMFPGSASYIPPNWSHRTMNVGKELLVFYCIFPADAGHDYATIEEQGYPKLVVEIDGKVTVIDNPKRKNK; this is encoded by the coding sequence ATGAAACCTTATAATGTCGTAATTAATTTTGAATCAGGGACGCTGGATCCTGGTAAACGAATAATTCGCAAAGTCAGCGACGTGAAAAACATGTTTTACGATACCCAGGCTGCTGAAGAATTGATCCAGAAGGGTGATCCAATGGTTTATGAAGTGATTTATGCTGATGTACCTGAAGAGCAGGGACACTTAGGCCACTGCACGACCATTATTTATCCGGGAAAAATCGGAAATGAATATTTCCTAACCAAAGGACATTATCATGAAAAACTTAGCACTGCCGAAATTTACTTTTGTTTGCGAGGGCAGGGGAGATTGATTATGGAATCTACCGATGGTGATTGTGAAGTTTTAGAAATGTTCCCTGGTTCAGCTTCCTATATTCCCCCCAATTGGTCGCACCGTACCATGAATGTTGGAAAGGAGTTGTTAGTCTTTTATTGTATTTTCCCTGCCGATGCCGGTCATGATTACGCCACTATTGAAGAACAAGGTTATCCAAAATTGGTCGTTGAAATTGATGGGAAGGTTACAGTTATCGACAACCCAAAACGGAAAAATAAATAA
- a CDS encoding shikimate dehydrogenase, translating into MGLKLPDKATQPTMYFIGVTTEKSSIMKLFPLWAKELGLDGAVLKGIDITIHAPEEDYRKAVSFIKDDPLSSGALVTTHKIDLYNACKDLFDFLDPYAQAFGELSSISKKDGRLAGHAKDPISSGLALEAFVPKNFWHDHGGEVFIMGAGGSARAMAAYLFDKNKGTNIPSKMYVANRSTPRLESMKEIMKQLCPAAPIEYHHCPEVTVNDNILKKLKPFSLIVNATGLGKDRPGSPLSDQCEFPQNSLVWEINYRGDLLFMHQALRQKEKKNLTVEDGWIYFIHGWTQVIAEVFHVDITDDLFNRIENISNSFRS; encoded by the coding sequence ATTGGATTGAAATTGCCTGATAAGGCTACACAACCCACCATGTATTTTATCGGTGTCACTACTGAAAAGTCTTCCATTATGAAGCTTTTCCCCTTGTGGGCAAAAGAGTTGGGTTTAGATGGAGCCGTCCTAAAAGGAATTGATATTACCATTCATGCACCAGAAGAAGATTACCGTAAAGCAGTTTCCTTTATAAAAGACGACCCTCTTTCTTCAGGAGCATTGGTAACCACCCATAAAATTGATTTGTATAATGCCTGCAAGGATTTATTTGATTTTCTTGATCCCTATGCTCAAGCCTTTGGAGAGCTTTCCTCAATTTCTAAAAAAGATGGTCGATTAGCAGGACATGCCAAAGATCCAATATCGAGTGGCTTAGCGTTAGAAGCTTTTGTGCCGAAAAATTTTTGGCATGACCACGGTGGTGAGGTGTTTATCATGGGTGCTGGAGGAAGTGCCCGAGCGATGGCTGCTTATCTCTTTGATAAAAACAAAGGGACAAATATCCCATCAAAAATGTATGTTGCCAATCGAAGTACCCCACGATTGGAATCGATGAAAGAAATTATGAAACAGCTCTGTCCTGCGGCACCTATTGAGTACCATCATTGTCCTGAGGTAACTGTTAATGATAATATTTTAAAAAAATTAAAACCCTTTTCTCTTATTGTTAACGCGACCGGTTTAGGAAAAGATCGACCAGGGTCACCGCTTTCTGATCAATGTGAATTTCCTCAAAATAGCTTAGTATGGGAGATTAATTATCGAGGTGACCTCCTCTTTATGCACCAAGCACTCCGCCAAAAAGAAAAGAAAAATCTGACCGTTGAAGATGGGTGGATATACTTTATTCATGGGTGGACTCAAGTGATTGCCGAGGTTTTTCATGTTGATATTACTGACGATCTATTCAACCGCATTGAAAATATTTCCAATAGTTTTCGTTCCTGA
- a CDS encoding carbohydrate ABC transporter permease yields MKKNKWILYILIGILLVFFLFPVYWIVTMSLKTRIQAISIPPVWFFKPLLSNYGKVLFESAFPRNFLNSFIISIVTVFLSVILGTPAAYALSRYNFRRKGDLLFWILSTRFAPPIAVIIPFFLLFRDLKMLDSHITLIIVYLTFNLSFVIWLMRGFFNEVPQELEEAALVDGTTDLGAFVRIAFPLAAPGIVASTILSFLFSWNEFFFALILTRKVAQTLPVAISGYIGFMGIEWENMSAAAVMASLPILVLAMIVQKYLVRGLTLGAIK; encoded by the coding sequence ATGAAAAAAAACAAGTGGATTTTATATATCCTCATCGGGATTCTCCTGGTTTTTTTCCTTTTTCCAGTTTATTGGATCGTTACCATGTCTCTCAAAACTCGAATTCAAGCCATCAGCATCCCGCCGGTTTGGTTTTTTAAACCATTGCTGAGTAATTATGGAAAAGTCCTTTTTGAAAGTGCCTTTCCTCGGAATTTTTTAAATAGTTTTATTATCAGTATTGTCACGGTTTTTTTATCGGTAATATTAGGAACCCCAGCCGCTTATGCCTTGTCTCGCTATAATTTTCGACGGAAGGGAGACCTATTATTTTGGATACTCAGTACTCGATTTGCTCCCCCAATTGCTGTAATTATTCCTTTTTTCTTGCTTTTCCGTGATTTAAAAATGCTCGATTCCCACATCACTTTAATCATTGTTTATCTCACCTTTAATCTTTCTTTTGTAATTTGGTTGATGAGAGGATTTTTTAATGAAGTTCCTCAAGAGTTAGAGGAAGCAGCTTTGGTAGATGGGACAACCGATTTAGGTGCTTTTGTTCGCATTGCTTTCCCTTTGGCTGCTCCAGGAATTGTAGCATCAACTATTCTTTCTTTTTTATTTTCCTGGAATGAGTTCTTTTTTGCTCTTATTCTAACCAGAAAGGTTGCTCAAACTCTGCCAGTTGCCATATCTGGATATATTGGATTTATGGGAATTGAATGGGAAAATATGTCAGCTGCAGCGGTCATGGCATCGCTTCCGATTTTAGTATTAGCGATGATCGTACAAAAGTATTTGGTTCGTGGATTAACATTAGGAGCCATTAAATAA
- a CDS encoding Gfo/Idh/MocA family oxidoreductase has translation MEKVRFVLVGAGRAGMVHGRNLTGYIPEAELVAIVDIDESRARQSAEEAGVKKYSTSLDDILKKEDVDAVCIGSLTFTHREIIEKAARAGKHVFSEKPLAQTPEEAKKIKEIVDQTGIKFQIGFMRRYDPAIRKAYQMVQDGIIGDLVVIKSTGRGPGLPPAWIWDRSKSGGMLAEVSAHDIDSVLWFTGKKPERIYMEAKNFKSPQASEKFPDFYDHYIVTIPFQDGPLGSIDGGCPVGYAYDGRMEILGTKGMIRIGTTEGNGPVLMTLDKKAICDTHDAWRNRFKEGYLEEMKSFIRCIQKDEKPEPSVIDGFRAVQVVEYAHRSIKQQKPINFDGEW, from the coding sequence TTGGAAAAAGTCAGATTTGTTTTAGTTGGAGCCGGAAGAGCAGGAATGGTTCACGGCCGGAATTTAACGGGTTATATTCCAGAAGCTGAATTGGTAGCAATAGTTGATATTGATGAAAGTCGGGCAAGACAATCAGCAGAAGAAGCAGGTGTAAAAAAATACTCAACCAGCCTCGATGATATTTTAAAAAAAGAAGATGTCGATGCAGTCTGTATTGGGTCATTGACTTTTACCCATAGAGAGATCATTGAAAAAGCCGCTCGAGCAGGAAAGCATGTTTTTTCCGAGAAACCCTTAGCACAAACCCCTGAAGAAGCCAAAAAAATTAAAGAGATCGTTGATCAGACCGGAATAAAATTTCAAATCGGTTTTATGAGGCGATACGATCCAGCCATACGAAAAGCCTATCAAATGGTTCAAGATGGAATTATTGGAGATTTGGTGGTGATCAAATCGACCGGTCGAGGACCAGGGCTTCCTCCGGCCTGGATTTGGGATCGATCAAAGAGCGGTGGAATGTTGGCCGAAGTTTCTGCTCACGATATTGATTCGGTTTTATGGTTTACCGGAAAAAAACCGGAAAGAATTTACATGGAAGCTAAAAATTTTAAATCACCCCAAGCCAGCGAGAAATTTCCCGATTTTTATGACCATTACATTGTGACTATTCCTTTTCAGGATGGTCCATTAGGATCAATTGATGGTGGTTGTCCGGTTGGATACGCCTACGATGGAAGAATGGAAATCTTAGGTACCAAGGGTATGATAAGAATTGGAACCACCGAAGGGAATGGTCCGGTATTAATGACTTTGGACAAAAAAGCTATTTGTGATACCCATGATGCTTGGAGAAACCGTTTTAAAGAAGGTTATTTGGAAGAAATGAAATCCTTTATTCGATGTATACAGAAGGATGAAAAGCCTGAACCATCGGTGATAGATGGTTTTCGGGCAGTGCAAGTGGTGGAATATGCCCACCGATCAATAAAACAACAAAAACCGATAAATTTTGATGGGGAGTGGTAA